Proteins encoded together in one Coffea arabica cultivar ET-39 chromosome 2c, Coffea Arabica ET-39 HiFi, whole genome shotgun sequence window:
- the LOC113722882 gene encoding non-specific phospholipase C3-like, translated as MLGWMRSLNPEIDGVTGTEWNPLSTSDPDSNSIYFGDQSEDVVPDPAHSFDAILLEQVFGVPWTSDQFSSSSASQDLSPTLDGFTQNAERFQDWIVVKIMNGFKPMSSLPEIVMHGHRPESLPVYKELISEFAVYDRRFSSIPGLTQPNTLFISSATSYGAIDFFHNSGLKFC; from the coding sequence ATGCTAGGATGGATGAGGTCCCTGAATCCTGAAATTGATGGTGTAACTGGAACTGAATGGAACCCTTTATCAACCTCTGATCCTGATTCAAACAGCATCTATTTTGGCGATCAATCTGAAGATGTTGTGCCAGATCCTGCCCATTCATTTGACGCAATATTATTGGAGCAAGTTTTTGGTGTACCATGGACTAGTGATCAGTTCTCGTCATCATCAGCTTCCCAAGATCTTTCTCCAACACTGGATGGCTTCACACAGAATGCGGAAAGGTTTCAGGATTGGATAGTTGTGAAGATAATGAATGGATTCAAACCAATGTCGTCATTGCCAGAAATAGTAATGCATGGACACAGACCAGAGTCATTGCCAGTTTACAAGGAGCTGATTTCAGAATTTGCAGTTTATGACAGACGGTTTTCATCAATTCCTGGTTTGACACAGCCAAATACGCTGTTTATCAGCTCCGCTACATCTTATGGTGCCATAGATTTCTTTCACAACTCTGGACTGAAATTTTGTTAA
- the LOC113727017 gene encoding RING-H2 finger protein ATL52-like, which yields MGSVGRPSSWAPYDTYRDCSQGICSIYCPQWCYIIFPPPPPLGNDDGSGTTFSPLIIAILGILASAFLLVSYYTIVTRYCRRRRSRNSNIEFEAHHDEVTHDQWQVATTGLDEALIKSITVFRYKKGDGLVEGTECAVCLNEFQEDESLRLLPKCCHAFHLPCIDAWLKSHSNCPLCRANVNPAIPTLPPPAPPSSQTSLTTLNISSLEIQRQNDLIFVVEDHQERSTHQEEVSISLVSDVLFKDALQFDNESENVDSRNCIIGDREDARQFRRSMSLGTFSRRRNLPVADSLRTNEHDREDSDGGIGIGSSKGMQEGQSKQKDRSKDCDLAARVPAVMKRSFSTGRFNFTRQDKGKNHIIPS from the coding sequence ATGGGATCTGTGGGGAGGCCAAGTTCCTGGGCACCATATGATACTTACAGGGATTGTTCACAAGGAATTTGCAGCATATATTGTCCTCAATGGTGCTACATAATcttccctcctcctcctcctcttggAAATGATGATGGCTCAGGCACCACATTCTCCCCTCTAATTATAGCAATCCTCGGTATATTGGCGAGCGCCTTCCTTCTAGTGAGCTACTATACCATTGTCACCAGATATTGCAGAAGAAGAAGATCAAGAAATTCAAACATTGAGTTTGAAGCTCACCATGATGAAGTGACTCATGACCAATGGCAGGTTGCTACAACTGGTTTAGACGAGGCACTTATCAAGTCTATAACAGTTTTCAGGTATAAGAAAGGCGATGGATTGGTGGAAGGGACGGAATGTGCAGTGTGTTTAAATGAGTTTCAGGAAGATGAAAGCCTCAGATTGTTGCCAAAATGTTGTCATGCTTTTCACCTTCCTTGTATTGATGCATGGTTGAAATCTCACTCCAATTGTCCTCTTTGCCGTGCCAACGTAAATCCTGCTATTCCAACCCTGCCTCCTCCGGCTCCTCCAAGTTCTCAAACTTCCTTGACCACCCTCAACATATCTTCCCTCGAAATCCAGAGACAAAATGATCTGATATTCGTGGTAGAGGATCATCAAGAAAGGAGTACTCATCAAGAAGAAGTTTCTATTAGCCTCGTTTCAGATGTTCTTTTTAAGGATGCTCTCCAATTTGACAATGAGTCGGAAAATGTTGACTCCAGAAACTGCATAATTGGTGACCGAGAAGATGCAAGACAATTCAGAAGATCGATGTCCTTAGGTACATTTTCTCGTCGGCGCAATCTTCCGGTTGCTGATAGCCTGAGAACCAATGAACATGATCGAGAAGACTCAGACGGTGGGATCGGAATTGGTTCTTCAAAAGGGATGCAGGAGGGACAAAGCAAGCAAaaagatagaagcaaagactgcGATTTAGCAGCAAGAGTTCCTGCTGTAATGAAGAGATCTTTTTCCACAGGAAGATTCAATTTTACAAGGCAAGATAAAGGCAAGAATCATATCATTCCCAGCTAA